In Desulfovibrionales bacterium, the genomic window CATCGATGGCATCGCTTTTCAGACCAACCTCCTGGCGCTCAATGCCGCAGTCGAGGCGGCGCGGGCCGGCGAGGCCGGTATGGGATTTGCCGTAGTGGCGGAGGAGGTAAGGAATCTGGCTAAGCGGGCGGCCGAAGCGGCAAAGAATACCAGCAACCTGATTGAAGATGTGATTCAAAAGATAGCAGAGGGTTCCGGCCTGGTCAGCGGTACGGAAGCTGACTTCCGGGAAGTGGCTGCCAGCGCCAAAAAGGTCGCTAATCTGGTGGCAGAGATAGCGGCCGCCTCCCGCGAGCAAAGCCAGGGAATGGACCAGATAAGCAATGCCTTGGGTCAAATGGACCAGGTAGTGCAAAAGAATGCGGCCAATGCCGAGGAGACCGCTTCTGCCTCCGAAGAATTGAACGCCCAGGCCCATACCCTGCAAGATTATGTAGATCAACTGTCCGAATTGGTTGGTGGAAAGAATATAAAGAGCATGGAGGGGGGCGAAGAGCCGGACGATTCTCCCAGGGCATCATTTGTTAATAAATTGCCCGGCATACGCAAGCTGAATTCCGGCGCATGATTGTTTAATCTCATTCGGGTCTAATTCCCCGCAGCTTGCTGCGATAGAAATGTTAAACCCTTAGATAGATACCCCGCTGCTTGCGGCGGGGAGCTTCATTAAAATGAGACTAAGGAGGAAGTAATGTTTAAAGGAATTTTTAAACGATTAGGCCGGGTTCTGATGATCTCCTCGATCACCGGGCTGTTTCTGGCCAACACCCTGTCTGTTTCCCTGGCCGGGGCCGATGCGGTGAAGATTGGTTTGAACTATCCTGTAAGCGGGCCGTATGCGATTGAGGGTCTGGATCAGTTACGTGCCGCGGAACTCGCTGCGGAGGAGATTAATGCAGCCGGGGGCATCCTGGGAAAGCAGATAGAGCTTATAAAACGCGACTCCATGTCAAAATCGGATATCACCACCAAAAACGTTACCGAGTTGATCGACCAAGAAGGCGTGAAGATGGTATTCGGTGGGTCTTCAAGCGCTGTAGCCATAGCCGCGGCCAAGGTCTGCCAGGAAAAAGGCATCCCATTCTTCGGGACCCTCACCTATTCCAATGAGACTACGTGCGAAGAAGGGCATCGCCATACCTTCCGCGAGTGCTACGACGCGTGGATGGGGGCCAAGGCCATATCCAAATACTTAAAGGAAAATTTTGCGGGAAAGAAATATTTTTACATTACCGCTGATTACACCTGGGGTTGGACTACTGAGGCCTCTGTGAGAAAACTCAGCGGCACCGAGGATACATCGGTGCACAAAGGGGTGAAGATCCCGTTTCCAGGGGCCACACTGGAGCATTTTACCAAGGCCCTCAACATCGCCCGGATGATAAAGCCCGATGTCCTGGTATTGGTCCTTTTTGGCCGGGACATGTCCTCAGCCATCCAGATTGCGACAACCATGGGACTGAAAAAGGATTGCCAGATAGTAGTCCCGAATCTCACCCTGGGCATGGCCGAGGCCGGCGGTCCCAAGGTCATGGAGGGCGTGATTGGATCTGTTCCCTGGACCTGGAAGATTCCATACAAGCACAATTACCAAAGGGGAAAAGAGTTTGTAGAGAAGTTTGCCGCTAAATACGGCCGTTATCCCAGCACTTCGGGCGCTTCGGCCTATACAATTCTATACGAATACAAGGGAGCTGCGGAGAGGGCCAAGGGCTTTGATTCACCCGGGGTGATCAAGGCGATCGAGGGTCACGAGTACACGCTATTGAAGGATAAGCAGATATGGCGCGACTTTGATCACCAGTCCGTGCAAACGGTCTATGCCGTCAGGTGCAACCCGGAAGCGGTGGTGGTCGCGGACAAGTACAAATTGGATTATTTTGAGATACTGAGCAGTCTGCCGGGTGAAGAGGCGGCGCGCACCCGCGAGGACTGGAACGCAGCGCGGCAAGCCGCAGGCAAACCAACCAGTTTGGAGCGCTTGCCGGGAGAATAGACCATTAAGAAATTTCGTCCCAACCGAGTGTCGGGTAGCCAGCGCTTAGCCGGTCTGGCTACCCGACAACCATTCATACATAGACTTTCTCACGTAGGCAACTATTTCAGGAAAACAGGCGCGGGAACATACCCCGAATCCCGCTGACTACTATCTCTACGGCAATGACGGCCAGGATAAGTCCCATGACCCGGGTCAGGATATTTACCCCGGACCTGCCCAGCACCCGCGCCATGGAAACCGACCGGGAAAAGATAACATAAGATATAAGACTGGTCAGCAGACTGGATAGTATTATAAGAAGCTTGGGCGTCCAGCCTTCGTGCTCGCTGCCGAGCACAATAACCGTAGTGATGGCCCCGGGGCCGCTCAGCATGGGGATGGCCAGAGGGACGACCGCGATATCTTCCTTTTCCACGCCTTCTTCCTCCTCTTCCGGGCTGATGCGGATGCGGGCGGGTTTGACCTGGAGCATCTGAATTGCCACCATAAAGAGGATGATGCCGCCGGCTATGCGGAAGGCCGGAACGGTTACGCCGAAAAAACGGAGGATATGGTGCCCCCCGAAGGTAAAGGCAGCCAGGACAACGAAACAGGTCGCGCAGGCCTTAAAGGCCGTAGCCCGGCGTTTTTCCGGGGGATCTCCCTCCGTCATGGTAATGAAGATAGATATGTTGGCCAGGGGATTAACGATGACAAAGATGGAGACGAAGCTGGCTATAAAGAATTTGGCAAGGGCAGAGATGTCCATTTGTTGTATGATAGCCTTATTTCTTTAAAATCTCAAATCTGAAATTTCAAATCTCGTAACATCTGTCCAAAATAAGATTTTTAAAATCTCCCCTGACCCTTCTTTTCCAAAGAGGGGGATGTAAATGCCCCCTTTTTCAAAGGGGGAGGTGTTTCGCCTCCCTTTGGAAAAGGGGGGTCGGGAGGGATTTAAGAATACCTTTTCAAACAGATAACCTGTTACGAAATCTCAAAATACGGAGCGACATCTTCCGGTAAGACCATTAAAACGAAAGTGAATAGCGCTTCATTTTATCCTTGACAAAGATACCGCCTAACTATTATGATTGTCCTTCAATTGTTGTCTTTTCGAAGACGTAAAAAATAAACTAAATAATATGGAGGACAGAAGAAGATGGCAGATGTATACGTAATAGGTCATAAGAGTCCGGATACGGATACGGTATGTTCGGCAATCGCTTACGCCAAGATAAAGGGCTATACCCCGGCCACCCTGGGGCCGATCAACGAGGAGACCGCATTTGTGCTCAAGACGTTCGGTGTGCCTGTGCCGGGGGAACTGGGCAGCGCCGAGGGCAAGAAGCTTGTGTTGGTGGACCATAACGAGGCCAGCCAGTCTCCGGATGACGTCGCTAAAGCGGAAATCATTGAGATTATCGATCATCACAAAATGAATTTTTCCAATCCCAACCCTATTGCCATCCTGGTAGAGCCGGTAGGCAGCACGGCCACCATTCTGGCCAAGAAATACAAGGATGTTGTGGCCAAGGATAAGGCTTTGGCCGGTATCCTGCTGGGTGCGCTCCTTTCCGATACCGTAGTCTTTAAGTCGCCCACTACCACCCAGGAAGACAAGGACGTGGCTGCCGTACTGGCCAAGATAGCCGGTATCGACGACATGACGAAGTTTGGCATTGATGTAAAGAAGGCCAAGGCCAATATAGCGGATAAGTCGATTAAAGACGTTATCTTTGCCGACTATAAGAATTTTGATTTTGCCGGTAAAAAAGTCGGCATCGGCCAGACCGAGGTCGTGGATCTGACCGATGTTTACAACCGCGCCTCCGAGGTCACGAAATTCCTGAACGATCTGAAGGCCAAAGAGGGCTATGAGATGGTCATCTTTGTCGCCACGGATATCATAAAGGAAGGCTCCGAGCTGTATTTTGCAGGCGATAAGGCCAAGATTGAAAAGGCCTTTAATACTAAGGTAGAGGGCGCTTCAGTATATATCCCCGGCCTTATGTCCCGTAAGAAACAGGTCGTGCCGGTAGTAGAAAAGGTATTCTAAATCGGCGTCGGAAGTTATTGGGTAAAGGGATGCCCTTTCCGGGGCATCCCTTTACTTATTTTTATGGTCGCAGACGTAGGGTGGGCTTTGCCCACCATCATTGGCGACGCCGCGTGGTTTCGGTGGGCGGAGCCCACCCTACATGACTACTCGCTATGCGCTAAACGCTAATAATTATGGATGCATCTAAGTTAAGGATACTTCTCATGCGATTGATACTGTCCGGTATCTTCGCCATCGTCTTTTCACGCCTTTTTTCCTTCCTGCGAAAAGGCCCCTGGGCTGTAGTGGGGATGACCGCAGCCCTGCTGGGTCTTGTCTACCTGCTTGACTATGCCCGCAAAAAAGACAAGTAAGTCAGATTCACCGCAAAGGCGCAAAGCTATAAATCCGAAATCCTAATATCGAAATCCGAAACAAATCCGAAATCAAAATGCTCAAATGACCGAAACATAATTGTTTAGAATTTTGGATTTTGGTCATTTGGTATTGTTTAGGATTTCGTGCTTCGAGTTTCGAATTTTCCTCTCTTGTGTCCTCTGCCTCTTTGCGGTGAGGGAAAAATCTTGCCTAAGCTTCCGATTATTGTTACATTACTAGCTTAAGTCAGACTTTGACTAAGAAATGGGCGGTGAACATTTGCGGTATTATCCCATAAACCTGGATATTAAGGATAAACAATGCCTGGTAATCGGCGGCGGTAAGGTTGCGGAAAGGAAGGTCGAGACCCTGCTCTCATGCGGCGCCATGGTCAGGGTCATAAGTCCGGAACTTACTCCTTATCTCCAGGGATTGGCCGGAGAAAAGAGAATAACACATACGGCACGGGGCTATCAGACTGGAGACTTGAACGGGGTGTTTTTAGTGGTGGCCTGCACAGACGACCCGGTCATTAATACAGCAGTCAGCAGCGCGGCACAGGAGAAAAATATCCTCTGTAATATTGTGGACAAGCCGAACCTGTGTAATTTCATAGTTCCTTCTATGGTGGCAAGAGGCGATCTCTTGATTGCCATCTCCACCGCGGGCAAAAGCCCGGCCCTGGCGAAAAAACTGCGCCGGGAGCTGGAAGATGCCTATGGCCGGGAATATGCCGATTTTCTCAGGCTTATGGGGGCCATCAGGCCCAGGGTGCTGGCTATGGGCCGGCCGCAGTCTGAAAACGAGGCCATTTTCAACCGGATGGTCTATTCAGAGATCCTGGACTGGATTCGGGACGGTGACCTGGTACGCATTGACCGCTTTTTGCAAGAAGTCCTGGGGCCGGAATTCGAACTGGCAAACCTTAAGGTAGAGCTAAAAGCTAAAAGCTAAGAAAAATGAACGTCATCCTTTTTAAACTGACCTTATTGTTATACCTGGCGGCTACGGCAGGTTACCTGGTCTATATAATCTCTCAACAAAGGCCGGCCGCCCGGGTAGCCATGGGCGTGGCCATCGCCGGCTTCTTTCTCCATACCGCCACCATCGTAGTCCGCTATTATGAAGCGGGTTACGCCCCGGTAACGAACCTGCACGAGTCTCTCTC contains:
- a CDS encoding manganese-dependent inorganic pyrophosphatase codes for the protein MADVYVIGHKSPDTDTVCSAIAYAKIKGYTPATLGPINEETAFVLKTFGVPVPGELGSAEGKKLVLVDHNEASQSPDDVAKAEIIEIIDHHKMNFSNPNPIAILVEPVGSTATILAKKYKDVVAKDKALAGILLGALLSDTVVFKSPTTTQEDKDVAAVLAKIAGIDDMTKFGIDVKKAKANIADKSIKDVIFADYKNFDFAGKKVGIGQTEVVDLTDVYNRASEVTKFLNDLKAKEGYEMVIFVATDIIKEGSELYFAGDKAKIEKAFNTKVEGASVYIPGLMSRKKQVVPVVEKVF
- a CDS encoding MarC family protein; this translates as MDISALAKFFIASFVSIFVIVNPLANISIFITMTEGDPPEKRRATAFKACATCFVVLAAFTFGGHHILRFFGVTVPAFRIAGGIILFMVAIQMLQVKPARIRISPEEEEEGVEKEDIAVVPLAIPMLSGPGAITTVIVLGSEHEGWTPKLLIILSSLLTSLISYVIFSRSVSMARVLGRSGVNILTRVMGLILAVIAVEIVVSGIRGMFPRLFS
- a CDS encoding bifunctional precorrin-2 dehydrogenase/sirohydrochlorin ferrochelatase, producing MGGEHLRYYPINLDIKDKQCLVIGGGKVAERKVETLLSCGAMVRVISPELTPYLQGLAGEKRITHTARGYQTGDLNGVFLVVACTDDPVINTAVSSAAQEKNILCNIVDKPNLCNFIVPSMVARGDLLIAISTAGKSPALAKKLRRELEDAYGREYADFLRLMGAIRPRVLAMGRPQSENEAIFNRMVYSEILDWIRDGDLVRIDRFLQEVLGPEFELANLKVELKAKS
- a CDS encoding substrate-binding protein, with translation MFKGIFKRLGRVLMISSITGLFLANTLSVSLAGADAVKIGLNYPVSGPYAIEGLDQLRAAELAAEEINAAGGILGKQIELIKRDSMSKSDITTKNVTELIDQEGVKMVFGGSSSAVAIAAAKVCQEKGIPFFGTLTYSNETTCEEGHRHTFRECYDAWMGAKAISKYLKENFAGKKYFYITADYTWGWTTEASVRKLSGTEDTSVHKGVKIPFPGATLEHFTKALNIARMIKPDVLVLVLFGRDMSSAIQIATTMGLKKDCQIVVPNLTLGMAEAGGPKVMEGVIGSVPWTWKIPYKHNYQRGKEFVEKFAAKYGRYPSTSGASAYTILYEYKGAAERAKGFDSPGVIKAIEGHEYTLLKDKQIWRDFDHQSVQTVYAVRCNPEAVVVADKYKLDYFEILSSLPGEEAARTREDWNAARQAAGKPTSLERLPGE